Part of the Bacteroidales bacterium genome, AATAAGCATGTATCCATGATAATTAAGAGAAATTGATGTAGTATAATTAGCAAAGAAAACATATTTAGCAGAAATCGGCGCTTTAGAATGAGTAAATGATTGATTTGGTTGAGATAAATGAAAACCAGATAACCCAATTTCGAATTTCCGATAAAGCTTGAATGAATTTGCCTGAGAAGATTTATTCTCATATCTAAAAACACAGCCAACGTTAAAAATGTCAGCAAAGGACTTGTCACTTGATCCGTCATTGGGCGGGATAAATGCAGATGGATAAATATTGCCATAGTAAGGGTTTAATTGCCCGCTGAAAACAAACTGGTCCCAATTAATGCTATTGAATGAAAATGAAGGCATTACACCTACCTGAATTAAAGATCTTGCAGCGATTGGAATTCTTGCTGAAATCGGAATTCCAATTGTAATTTTTTGAAGAACACCTTCACCTTCAGTATTTGAAATAGCAATAAATCCAAAGCCTCCTGTACCTCTGGTAATCCGAATACTTTGATCAAAACATGCATAAAATGTTTGGAATTTGCTTGGTATGTTTGGCCACAGCCTGCGGTAAGCTAAATTTAATCTTAACCCATAATCCATTCCTGCATATGCCGGATTATAATAAATTTTATTATTGATAAAATTTGAAAAATTAGGGTCTTGACCGAAAATGCTAATAGTAGGAAAATATAATACGAATAAAATAATATATTTTGCTTTTTTCATTAAAAAACCATTAATAGTTTGAGCTGTAAGTAATTAAATTAAATATAAACTTATTAGTTACTGTTCAGCGGTTATGAACATATTAACAGACCAAAGATAATAAAAGAGTACCTGACCAAAGAACGTTTTATAACTTTATTTGACATGGGTTAATATTTTCCGATACTTGCATTGATGAAAATACCCAAAGGATATATACTGGTAAAAGAGGAAGACTGGCGTAGAATGCAACAACAGGTCATTGATATGCAACAATTGATAGTGGTACTACAAAATCGGATAGTTGAGTTAGAACAACGATTGAATAAAAACAGCAGCAACAGTCACAAGTCACCTTCAAGTGACGGATTTCGCAAGCCAATTCAGAATAATCGTGAGAAGAGCAATAAAAGTCAAGGCGCACAGCCTGGGCATAAGGGAACAACATTGACAATGGTAGAAGATCCTGATAAGATTATCTTTCATCCTGTGGGAGGGAAATGTGACTGTTGTG contains:
- a CDS encoding DUF6444 domain-containing protein produces the protein MKIPKGYILVKEEDWRRMQQQVIDMQQLIVVLQNRIVELEQRLNKNSSNSHKSPSSDGFRKPIQNNREKSNKSQGAQPGHKGTTLTMVEDPDKIIFHPVGGKCDCC
- a CDS encoding PorP/SprF family type IX secretion system membrane protein, whose amino-acid sequence is MKKAKYIILFVLYFPTISIFGQDPNFSNFINNKIYYNPAYAGMDYGLRLNLAYRRLWPNIPSKFQTFYACFDQSIRITRGTGGFGFIAISNTEGEGVLQKITIGIPISARIPIAARSLIQVGVMPSFSFNSINWDQFVFSGQLNPYYGNIYPSAFIPPNDGSSDKSFADIFNVGCVFRYENKSSQANSFKLYRKFEIGLSGFHLSQPNQSFTHSKAPISAKYVFFANYTTSISLNYHGYMLIEPSVLCERQWKMFSYMMGVNTSFTDFNIDFGIWWRNKNINLQNTDAIIVLFGYRFTINKRNNTILTTSLSYDITVSQLSDVTGGSPEITLILAFNNSSFFHDKPDVCDEGSPWMNKKKKIIRKK